Proteins from a genomic interval of Microbacterium abyssi:
- a CDS encoding alpha/beta fold hydrolase, with the protein MPYTESAPVRLYYEVFGSEADPLLVLVSGGGAQLLSWDEEFIAHLTDGGLRVVRFDNRDTGFSERFGGEEDVDGGYDLADMGDDIVRILDELGVDSAHMAGHSMGGMMAQTVAIRHPQRVRSLGLLSTIPGRSPRYVLHGERPELLAAPVRVTREQAVAFAEAAVTSAPRGRYDPQVQWHIAKAGEAYDRGYAPEGYARQWAALRRAPERLEDLRKVTVPTLVFHGREDDVLHWFSAVDIAEAIAGSELQVQPDMGHLIPHELWPDLAQALLRTARRAEEQR; encoded by the coding sequence ATGCCCTACACCGAGTCCGCCCCAGTCCGGCTCTACTACGAGGTGTTCGGCTCCGAGGCGGATCCGCTGCTCGTGCTCGTCTCGGGCGGCGGAGCCCAGTTGCTGAGCTGGGACGAGGAGTTCATCGCACACCTCACCGACGGCGGTCTGCGCGTCGTCCGCTTCGACAACCGCGACACCGGGTTCTCCGAGCGCTTCGGCGGCGAGGAAGACGTCGACGGCGGCTACGACCTGGCAGACATGGGCGACGACATCGTGCGCATCCTCGACGAGCTCGGCGTGGACTCGGCGCATATGGCCGGGCATTCCATGGGCGGGATGATGGCGCAGACGGTGGCGATCCGGCATCCCCAACGCGTCCGCAGTCTCGGATTGCTGTCGACGATCCCCGGGCGCAGCCCGCGGTACGTGCTGCACGGGGAGCGCCCCGAGCTGCTCGCGGCTCCAGTGCGTGTGACGCGTGAGCAAGCCGTGGCCTTCGCGGAGGCGGCGGTGACCTCCGCGCCGCGAGGCCGATACGACCCGCAGGTGCAATGGCACATCGCGAAGGCGGGCGAGGCCTACGACCGCGGCTACGCGCCCGAGGGCTACGCACGTCAGTGGGCGGCCCTGCGCCGCGCGCCGGAGCGACTCGAGGATCTGCGGAAGGTGACCGTGCCGACGCTGGTGTTCCATGGCCGCGAGGACGACGTGCTGCACTGGTTCTCGGCGGTCGACATCGCCGAGGCGATCGCAGGATCGGAATTGCAGGTGCAGCCCGACATGGGACACCTCATCCCCCACGAGCTGTGGCCCGATCTCGCGCAGGCGCTGCTGCGCACCGCTCGCCGCGCAGAGGAGCAGCGCTGA